From one Neovison vison isolate M4711 chromosome 1, ASM_NN_V1, whole genome shotgun sequence genomic stretch:
- the UBE2J1 gene encoding ubiquitin-conjugating enzyme E2 J1, producing METRYNLKSPAVKRLMKEAAELKDPTDHYHAQPLEDNLFEWHFTVRGPPDSDFDGGVYHGRIVLPPEYPMKPPSIILLTANGRFEVGKKICLSISGHHPETWQPSWSIRTALLAIIGFMPTKGEGAIGSLDYTPEERRALAKKSQDFCCEGCGCAMKDVLLPLKSGSDSSQADQEAKELARQISFKAEVNSSGKTIADPDLNHSFSLNDLQDDIPTTFQGATASTSYGAQNPSAASLQQPAQPVVKNTSMSPRQRRAQQQSQRRSSTSPDVIQGQQPRDNHTDHGGSAVLIVILTLALAALIFRRIYLANEYIFDFEL from the exons CTGTTAAGCGTTTAATGAAAGAAGCGGCAGAATTGAAAGATCCAACAGATCATTACCATGCACAGCCATTAGAG GATAACCTTTTTGAATGGCACTTCACAGTTAGAGGACCCCCAGATTCTGATTTTGATGGAGGAGTTTATCATGGACGAATAGTACTTCCCCCAGAATATCCCATGAAACCACCAAGCATTATTCTTTTAACG GCTAATGGACGATTTGAAGTAGGCAAGAAAATCTGTTTGAGCATCTCAGGACATCATCCTGAAACTTGGCAGCCTTCATGGAGTA TAAGAACAGCATTACTAGCCATCATTGGGTTTATGCcaacaaaaggagagggagcCATAGGTTCTCTAGATTATACACCAGAGGAAAGAAGAGCACTTGCCAAAAA ATCACAAGATTTCTGTTGTGAGGGATGTGGCTGTGCCATGAAGGATGTCCTGTTGCCTTTAAAATCTGGAAGTGATTCAAGCCAAGCTGACCAAGAAGCCAAGGAACTAGCTAGACAAATCAGTTTTAAG GCAGAAGTCAATTCATCTGGAAAGACTATTGCTGACCCGGACTTAAACCACTCTTTTTCCCTAAATGATTTACAGGATGATATACCTACAACATTCCAGGGTGCTACGGCCAGTACCTCG TATGGAGCCCAGAACCCCTCAGCAGCATCTCTTCAACAACCTGCTCAGCCTGTAGTTAAGAATACCTCCATGAGCCCTCGACAACGCCGAGCCCAGCAGCAGAGTCAAAGAAGGTCATCTACTTCCCCAGATGTGATCCAGGGCCAGCAGCCAAGAGACAACCACACTGATCATGGCGGATCCGCGGTTCTGATTGTCATCTTGACTTTGGCATTGGCAGCCCTTATATTCCGACGAATATATCTGGCCAATGAGTACATATTTGACTTTGAGTTATAA